One genomic segment of Acropora muricata isolate sample 2 unplaced genomic scaffold, ASM3666990v1 scaffold_754, whole genome shotgun sequence includes these proteins:
- the LOC136907859 gene encoding uncharacterized protein, protein MLTLVFVVITSYQNVDGKRKHRYDLIKEKRRKSEGAQALLELQNLTAFLQEESVEATDCVTKTDVNESTTETSETSIKSCETQTDTNSCDIQALEAEIKSQREDNSKVREQLKEVSLDENGFRDNNEKVLFYTGLPSWNLLYCIYNFVSPYLSQSAKCTLSPFQRLLLTLIRLRLNLCGKDLAYRFGGVHETTVSRTFLNFLDVLYLRLNPLMRVSRWCTGTVTLCGTTE, encoded by the exons ATGCTAACGCTCGTGTTTGTAGTGATCACTTCGTATCAG AACGTGGATGGAAAAAGGAAACATCGTTATGATTTAATAAAGGAGAAAAGGAGAAAATCAGAAGGTGCCCAAGCGCTACTTGAGCTTCAAAATCTAACTGCATTTCTACAAGAAGAATCTGTAGAGGCCACAGATTGTGTTACCAAGACTGATGTCAACGAATCAACTACAGAAACGAGTGAAACTTCTATAAAATCTTGTGAAACTCAGACTGATACAAACTCATGCGATATCCAggctttagaagctgaaatcAAGTCTCAGAGAGAAGATAACTCTAAGGTTAGAGAACAACTAAAGGAAGTCTCTCTAGATGAAAATGGGTTTCGAGACAACAACGAAAAAGTCTTATTTTACACTGGTTTACCGAGCTGGAACTTGCTGTATTGCATTTACAACTTTGTTTCACCATATCTGTCACAATCAGCAAAATGTACCTTGAGTCCCTTCCAAAGACTTCTGCTAACTCTAATAAGACTTAGGCTGAACTTGTGTGGCAAAGATTTGGCCTATAGATTTGGAGGAGTACATGAAACAACTGTATCGAGGacatttttgaattttcttgatGTACTGTACCTGAGACTTAACCCTTTGATGAGAGTATCGCGCTGGTGTACAGGAACAGTAACACTTTGTGGCACCACAGAATAG